Proteins from a single region of Paenibacillus sp. BIHB 4019:
- a CDS encoding anthranilate synthase component I family protein → MFTALDYWLGWHAEQKYTTFPLLRELPLGEEGVASWEEAWRDASPYAFVLESGKGGRYTYLGLQPESVIRGKGLEAEARALSPDLADASQSADSVVRYQGKPLEVVRSWMEPYRAPKLEAAGTPKWTGGCVGFWSYDVIRSIERLPELTEDDLNLPDYLFLRLNELWIVDHSDKKLYCAVHTLVPSDAREEELRLLYAQACSRADEMAVYWEQRFGSEANGQRGVNHAASSSTSESRQLRQERLQLATDDSLQSNLDEMGGISTRFSKEAFEEAVRQIQRYIGQGDVFQVNLSVRQSRALGVQPEELYEWLRLINPSPYMGFLRCPDFQLVSASPELLVERRGDLLAARPIAGTRRRGRTEAENELMAEELRTSEKERAEHIMLVDLERNDLGRISAYGTVKVEELMVIEQYSHVMHLVSQVEGRLAEGKDAYDVIAATFPGGTITGAPKIRTMEIIEELEPVRRGPYTGSLGWIDYNGDMEFNIIIRTMVVKDGMVHIQAGAGIVIDSKPEREYKESLSKAKALWKAIEYSERFRQAAPSGRKH, encoded by the coding sequence ATGTTCACCGCCTTGGACTATTGGTTAGGGTGGCACGCCGAGCAGAAATATACGACTTTTCCACTGCTGCGGGAGCTGCCGCTTGGAGAAGAAGGCGTCGCTTCATGGGAGGAGGCATGGCGGGATGCATCGCCGTATGCTTTTGTGCTGGAGAGCGGCAAGGGCGGGCGCTATACGTATCTCGGCCTGCAGCCGGAAAGCGTCATTCGCGGCAAAGGCCTGGAGGCGGAAGCCCGGGCGTTGAGCCCAGATCTCGCCGATGCTTCACAGTCAGCTGATTCAGTCGTGCGCTATCAGGGCAAACCGCTCGAAGTGGTGCGGAGCTGGATGGAGCCTTATCGCGCGCCGAAGCTTGAAGCAGCTGGAACGCCGAAATGGACGGGCGGCTGTGTCGGATTTTGGAGCTATGACGTCATTCGTTCGATTGAGCGGCTGCCGGAGCTGACGGAAGACGACTTGAATTTGCCGGATTATTTGTTTCTGCGTTTAAATGAACTATGGATTGTCGATCATAGCGACAAGAAGCTATATTGCGCGGTGCATACGCTTGTGCCAAGCGATGCGAGGGAAGAGGAGCTGCGGCTGCTTTATGCGCAGGCTTGCTCGCGGGCCGATGAGATGGCCGTTTATTGGGAGCAGCGGTTCGGAAGCGAAGCGAATGGACAGCGAGGCGTGAATCATGCTGCTAGCTCAAGCACAAGCGAGAGCCGCCAGCTGCGTCAAGAGCGTCTGCAGCTTGCCACGGACGATTCCCTCCAGAGCAATCTGGATGAGATGGGCGGGATCAGCACGCGTTTTTCGAAGGAAGCCTTTGAGGAGGCTGTTCGGCAAATTCAGCGTTACATCGGGCAAGGCGACGTATTTCAGGTTAATTTATCGGTGAGGCAGAGCCGGGCGCTTGGTGTGCAGCCAGAGGAGCTGTACGAATGGCTTCGTCTCATTAATCCATCGCCATATATGGGCTTTCTGCGCTGTCCTGACTTTCAGCTCGTTTCGGCTTCGCCGGAGCTGCTCGTTGAGCGCCGCGGCGACTTGCTTGCAGCCCGTCCAATTGCCGGAACGCGCAGACGCGGCCGAACAGAGGCGGAAAACGAGCTCATGGCGGAGGAGCTGCGGACGAGCGAGAAGGAGCGCGCCGAGCATATTATGCTGGTCGATTTGGAGCGCAACGATTTGGGGCGGATTTCGGCTTACGGCACGGTGAAGGTGGAAGAGCTGATGGTCATAGAGCAATATTCGCATGTGATGCATTTGGTATCCCAAGTGGAGGGACGGCTTGCCGAGGGCAAGGATGCATATGATGTGATTGCGGCCACTTTCCCAGGCGGCACTATAACAGGCGCTCCCAAAATCCGCACGATGGAAATCATTGAGGAGCTGGAGCCTGTAAGGCGTGGTCCTTATACCGGCTCGCTCGGATGGATTGACTATAATGGCGATATGGAATTTAATATTATCATACGGACTATGGTCGTCAAAGATGGCATGGTGCATATTCAGGCCGGAGCAGGCATCGTCATTGATTCCAAGCCGGAGCGCGAATATAAGGAATCATTAAGCAAGGCGAAGGCGCTGTGGAAGGCGATTGAGTATAGTGAACGGTTCAGGCAGGCTGCGCCAAGCGGGCGCAAACATTAG
- the pabA gene encoding aminodeoxychorismate/anthranilate synthase component II gives MILVIDNYDSFTYNLVQYLGELGEDIVVKRNDELGLADIEQLAPDHILISPGPCSPNEAGISLSLIEHFKGKIPIFGVCLGHQAIGQAFGGDVIRAERLMHGKTSQMVHDGKTIFEGIPSPFTATRYHSLIVKKETLPDCLEISAETAEGEIMALRHKEYPIEGVQFHPESIISEHGLTLLRNFLKIRTGAPR, from the coding sequence ATGATTCTCGTAATAGATAACTATGATTCGTTTACCTACAACCTGGTGCAATATTTAGGCGAGCTTGGCGAGGACATTGTTGTGAAAAGAAATGATGAACTGGGGCTGGCGGACATTGAGCAGCTGGCACCTGATCATATTTTGATTTCTCCGGGACCTTGCTCTCCGAACGAGGCGGGCATCAGCCTGTCGCTCATTGAGCATTTTAAAGGAAAAATTCCGATTTTCGGCGTGTGTCTTGGCCATCAGGCGATTGGACAAGCTTTTGGCGGCGATGTCATTCGCGCTGAACGTTTGATGCATGGAAAAACATCACAAATGGTGCATGACGGCAAAACAATTTTTGAAGGCATCCCTTCGCCGTTCACCGCAACCCGTTACCATTCCCTTATCGTGAAAAAAGAGACCCTGCCAGACTGTCTTGAAATCAGCGCAGAAACAGCGGAAGGCGAAATTATGGCCCTTCGCCATAAAGAATACCCGATTGAAGGGGTGCAATTCCATCCGGAATCGATTATTTCCGAGCATGGGCTGACGCTGCTGCGCAACTTTTTGAAAATTCGTACAGGCGCGCCGCGATGA
- a CDS encoding aminotransferase class IV, giving the protein MKVAFGGVVMDAGQAVISIYDHGFLYGLGLFETFRTYGGRAYLLERHLRRLEAGCLSLGIRYKPDQSALEARIAELLHANELKDGYVRLTVTAGDGGLGLPAGDYEQPQELILMKPLPPYQATLYEHGRELRLLHTKRNTPEGEIRLKSLHYMNNIIAKRELAASNASPGAEGLMLSGAGLLTEGIVSNLFFAQDGVIRTPAVDTGILPGITRERVMELARAAGFQVEEGHYSWNQLLGADEIWLTGSVQELVPVTRLSGPDGTLVQVGKEAGAGSGAGYGKARNAAMLEAEAEAEAGKAGTVAGPITRQLLKAYRSDTMRSK; this is encoded by the coding sequence ATGAAGGTCGCGTTTGGCGGCGTTGTCATGGATGCCGGTCAAGCTGTGATCTCAATATATGATCACGGCTTTTTGTACGGTTTGGGTTTGTTCGAGACGTTTCGGACCTATGGCGGCCGCGCTTATTTGCTGGAACGGCATTTGCGGCGGCTGGAGGCGGGCTGTTTGTCGCTGGGCATTCGCTACAAACCGGATCAAAGCGCTCTTGAGGCGAGGATCGCCGAGCTGCTTCATGCCAATGAGCTGAAGGATGGTTATGTCCGGCTGACCGTTACAGCAGGAGATGGCGGGCTAGGCTTGCCGGCAGGCGATTATGAGCAGCCGCAGGAGCTGATCTTGATGAAGCCGCTGCCGCCCTATCAGGCTACGCTTTATGAGCATGGCCGCGAGCTTAGGCTGCTGCATACGAAGCGCAATACGCCCGAAGGCGAGATTCGGCTTAAATCGCTGCATTATATGAATAATATTATAGCGAAGCGCGAGCTGGCCGCGAGCAATGCCTCGCCTGGAGCAGAAGGATTGATGCTGAGCGGTGCTGGCCTGCTGACGGAGGGCATCGTCAGCAATCTTTTTTTCGCCCAGGATGGTGTCATTCGGACGCCCGCAGTTGATACAGGCATTTTGCCGGGCATTACGCGAGAGCGCGTTATGGAACTGGCCCGTGCGGCGGGCTTTCAGGTGGAGGAAGGCCATTATAGTTGGAACCAGCTGCTTGGGGCAGATGAAATTTGGCTGACGGGCTCCGTTCAGGAGCTGGTGCCAGTGACGCGGTTATCAGGTCCCGACGGCACTCTGGTGCAGGTTGGCAAAGAGGCGGGTGCAGGAAGCGGCGCGGGCTATGGAAAGGCCAGAAATGCAGCCATGCTTGAGGCGGAAGCGGAAGCGGAAGCCGGGAAAGCAGGGACTGTCGCCGGCCCGATCACGCGCCAGCTGCTAAAGGCTTACCGCTCCGATACGATGAGAAGCAAGTAA
- the folK gene encoding 2-amino-4-hydroxy-6-hydroxymethyldihydropteridine diphosphokinase, with the protein MDALSPFNSPADAYVALGSNVGDRQQLLLQAIQQLSGRPDIEVLRVSGIYETDPVGYTDQPPFLNMVIAVRTTLSPLALLHVLLDTEQQLGRVRDIRWGPRTIDLDLLLYADVVMDGEELTLPHPRMMERSFVLVPLGDVIEQSHPLKEQVAAAAASALQDGKEGIMLWKIINWHSESGHFVS; encoded by the coding sequence ATGGACGCATTGTCTCCGTTTAATTCGCCCGCAGATGCGTATGTGGCTCTCGGTTCAAATGTAGGGGATCGGCAGCAGCTTTTGCTGCAAGCGATCCAGCAGTTAAGCGGCCGCCCAGACATCGAAGTGCTTCGCGTTTCGGGCATATATGAGACCGATCCGGTCGGCTATACGGATCAGCCCCCTTTTCTGAATATGGTTATCGCCGTACGAACTACGCTGTCCCCGCTTGCTTTATTGCACGTTCTGCTGGATACCGAGCAGCAGCTTGGGCGTGTTAGAGATATACGCTGGGGGCCGCGCACTATAGATCTCGATTTGCTGTTGTATGCTGATGTCGTGATGGATGGCGAGGAACTGACACTTCCGCATCCGCGAATGATGGAACGTTCCTTCGTGCTCGTTCCGCTTGGTGATGTAATTGAGCAGTCCCATCCGCTTAAGGAACAGGTGGCTGCGGCCGCGGCTTCAGCGCTTCAGGATGGAAAGGAAGGCATCATGTTATGGAAAATCATCAATTGGCACAGCGAGTCCGGGCATTTCGTAAGCTAA
- the folP gene encoding dihydropteroate synthase: protein MNITRESKLEYYSRSYELPGGKQLELGKRTLIMGILNATPDSFSDGGKFNEAEAAASRAVEMAAEGADIIDIGGESTRPGFVPVDAEEELRRVIPVIQAVRAALPHIAISIDTYKAKTARHALAAGATIINDIWGLKFDADMAAAAAEYGCPVILTHNRTNPVYLAADFVEDVIADLEESIEIARHAGVKEEQIWLDPGLGFAKTHEQNMELLGRLAELHALGYPVLLGTSRKSFIRQTLELPREELVEGTAATTALGIAQGCQIVRVHDVRANKRTAIMSDAITYRRYS, encoded by the coding sequence ATGAATATAACAAGAGAAAGCAAGCTTGAATATTACAGCAGGAGCTATGAGCTGCCTGGAGGGAAGCAGCTGGAGCTGGGCAAGCGCACGCTGATTATGGGCATTTTGAATGCTACACCCGATTCCTTCTCCGATGGCGGGAAGTTTAATGAAGCGGAGGCGGCTGCCAGCCGTGCGGTGGAGATGGCGGCAGAAGGCGCTGATATTATCGATATCGGCGGCGAATCCACGCGCCCGGGCTTTGTGCCGGTCGATGCCGAGGAGGAGCTGCGCCGCGTTATTCCGGTCATACAAGCTGTCCGTGCTGCGCTGCCGCATATTGCGATATCGATCGATACGTATAAGGCAAAGACAGCACGTCACGCGCTCGCCGCAGGGGCTACGATTATTAATGATATTTGGGGACTCAAATTTGATGCGGATATGGCGGCAGCCGCAGCGGAATACGGCTGCCCGGTTATTTTAACGCATAATCGGACGAATCCTGTCTACCTGGCAGCCGATTTTGTGGAGGATGTTATTGCCGATTTGGAAGAAAGCATCGAAATCGCAAGACATGCGGGCGTGAAAGAGGAGCAGATCTGGCTTGATCCTGGCCTTGGCTTTGCCAAAACCCATGAGCAAAATATGGAGCTTCTAGGACGGCTTGCCGAGCTGCACGCCCTTGGCTATCCTGTCCTGCTGGGCACTTCACGCAAAAGCTTCATTAGGCAGACGCTAGAGTTGCCAAGGGAAGAGCTGGTAGAGGGCACGGCAGCAACGACGGCGCTGGGCATTGCTCAAGGCTGTCAAATCGTCAGGGTGCATGATGTGCGCGCGAATAAAAGAACTGCTATCATGTCGGATGCGATTACCTATCGGCGTTATTCATAG
- the folB gene encoding dihydroneopterin aldolase: MDRMLVKGMQFYGYHGVFAEENRLGQKFGVDLELLLDLEKAATMDDLEATVNYAELHALTKKIVEGAPFKLIEALAGSIATQLLAAYTMINEVTVRVTKPNPPFDIHFDGVTVELRRKRDADGRIVSV, from the coding sequence ATGGATAGAATGCTTGTGAAAGGCATGCAGTTTTACGGTTATCACGGTGTTTTTGCGGAAGAGAACAGGCTGGGGCAAAAATTCGGTGTCGATCTGGAACTGCTGCTGGATTTGGAGAAAGCGGCAACGATGGATGATTTGGAAGCAACGGTGAATTATGCCGAATTGCATGCGCTAACGAAGAAAATCGTCGAAGGAGCGCCGTTTAAATTGATTGAGGCTTTAGCGGGTAGCATTGCAACGCAGTTGCTGGCGGCTTATACTATGATAAATGAAGTAACGGTTCGTGTGACGAAGCCAAACCCGCCGTTCGACATTCATTTTGATGGCGTGACGGTAGAGCTGCGCAGAAAGCGGGATGCTGATGGACGCATTGTCTCCGTTTAA
- a CDS encoding peptidyl-prolyl cis-trans isomerase, whose amino-acid sequence MNKIGVVRTIVVIQALCMIVLSVVVVVRLSPFSEGLPEHEPDSGTRTETGNEIVPGSSENDKIIAIIGNHSIRVSELMNRLSEQYGEATLKLMMIHSAIDQEAASQQLEVTAQEQQRAVEEQAEGYDSEEDFYRVMNQQLGMSKEEVLKDVKYRLLTEKIAIQKVDVPDDEVERYIADHEEQYGDKLQYRLSWIVTANKEEANRVLDKLSQGADFAQTAAENSIDAFTSEAGGDLGLIDANDPFHELAILSAASKLGTGEIAGPIAIAEGYAIIRLMERHTTDKPQGQQLHELVRKELALSQAPSLSQIEEQLLEKYDAVTFP is encoded by the coding sequence CTGAAGGGCTGCCAGAGCATGAGCCGGATTCGGGAACACGTACGGAGACGGGCAATGAGATAGTACCCGGCAGCTCGGAAAACGATAAAATTATTGCCATCATTGGCAATCACAGCATTAGGGTAAGCGAGCTGATGAACAGGCTCAGCGAGCAATATGGCGAAGCTACCCTCAAGCTGATGATGATTCACAGCGCCATTGACCAAGAAGCTGCCTCGCAGCAGCTTGAGGTTACCGCTCAGGAACAGCAGAGAGCTGTGGAGGAGCAGGCAGAAGGGTACGATAGCGAAGAGGATTTTTACCGGGTCATGAATCAGCAGCTTGGCATGTCCAAAGAGGAAGTTTTGAAGGATGTGAAGTACAGGCTGTTGACTGAAAAAATAGCGATCCAAAAAGTGGACGTGCCGGACGATGAGGTTGAACGCTACATTGCGGATCATGAGGAACAGTACGGAGACAAGCTGCAATATCGCTTATCCTGGATTGTGACGGCGAATAAGGAAGAGGCGAACCGCGTGCTGGACAAACTGTCCCAAGGAGCGGATTTCGCGCAAACCGCGGCTGAAAACTCGATAGATGCTTTTACGTCAGAGGCTGGCGGTGATTTAGGCCTTATTGATGCGAATGACCCGTTTCATGAGCTGGCGATTCTTTCAGCGGCAAGCAAGCTGGGTACGGGAGAGATTGCCGGCCCGATAGCCATTGCCGAAGGTTATGCCATTATTCGTTTGATGGAGCGTCATACAACGGATAAGCCACAGGGGCAGCAATTGCATGAACTGGTTCGCAAAGAGCTGGCTTTATCACAGGCTCCTTCGCTAAGCCAAATTGAGGAGCAGCTATTGGAGAAATATGATGCTGTCACCTTTCCGTAA
- the cysK gene encoding cysteine synthase A: MAKIVQSITDLIGDTPLVRLNRLVPEDSAEIYVKLEYQNPGASVKDRIAISMIEVAEQEGIIKPGDTIVEPTSGNTGIGLALVAAAKGYKAILVMPETMSIERRNLLRAYGAEVVLTPGSEGMNGAVRKAEELAKENPSYFIPQQFNNQANVKIHRETTGPEIVEAINSLDGKLDAFVAGIGTGGTITGTGEVLKKNFKDIKIYAVEPAASPLLSGGQPGPHKIQGIGANFVPTILDREIYDEVITVENDDAFDYARRAAKEEGILCGISSGAAIYAALKVAKELGKGKRVIAVVPSNGERYLSTPLFNFEN, from the coding sequence ATGGCAAAAATCGTGCAAAGCATTACTGATCTAATTGGTGATACACCGCTAGTTCGCTTGAATCGTCTTGTTCCTGAGGACAGCGCTGAAATTTATGTGAAGCTTGAATATCAAAATCCAGGTGCGAGCGTAAAAGACCGTATCGCAATCAGCATGATTGAAGTAGCTGAACAGGAAGGCATCATTAAGCCGGGCGATACAATTGTTGAGCCTACGAGCGGCAACACAGGTATCGGTCTTGCCTTGGTAGCAGCGGCTAAAGGCTATAAAGCTATTCTTGTTATGCCTGAGACGATGAGTATTGAGCGCCGCAACCTGCTTCGTGCCTATGGCGCAGAAGTGGTTCTGACGCCAGGTTCGGAAGGCATGAACGGAGCTGTTCGCAAAGCCGAGGAATTGGCGAAAGAAAACCCGTCCTATTTTATCCCGCAGCAGTTCAATAACCAAGCGAATGTGAAAATCCACCGCGAGACGACAGGCCCAGAAATCGTTGAGGCGATCAACTCCCTGGACGGCAAGCTGGATGCATTCGTAGCGGGCATTGGTACTGGCGGTACAATTACGGGTACTGGCGAAGTGCTGAAGAAGAACTTCAAAGATATTAAAATTTACGCGGTTGAGCCAGCGGCTTCCCCACTGCTTTCGGGCGGACAGCCTGGCCCTCACAAAATCCAAGGGATTGGCGCTAACTTCGTGCCGACGATTTTGGACCGTGAGATCTATGACGAAGTGATTACTGTTGAAAATGATGATGCATTCGACTACGCACGCCGTGCTGCGAAAGAAGAAGGCATTTTGTGCGGAATTTCCTCCGGTGCTGCAATCTATGCTGCTTTGAAAGTAGCGAAGGAACTCGGCAAAGGCAAGCGCGTTATCGCGGTTGTTCCAAGTAACGGTGAGCGTTACCTCAGTACGCCGCTGTTCAACTTCGAGAACTAA
- a CDS encoding helix-turn-helix transcriptional regulator, whose amino-acid sequence MENHQLAQRVRAFRKLKGYTQQELAKVLGVSVAVLGSLERGTRKADAKLLIHISNTLGVSYEELTDSESNGNA is encoded by the coding sequence ATGGAAAATCATCAATTGGCACAGCGAGTCCGGGCATTTCGTAAGCTAAAGGGCTATACACAGCAGGAATTAGCAAAAGTACTTGGCGTGTCGGTAGCGGTGTTAGGCTCCCTTGAGCGCGGCACCCGCAAGGCAGACGCGAAGTTATTGATTCATATATCAAACACCCTTGGCGTTAGCTATGAAGAATTGACGGATTCGGAATCAAATGGAAACGCGTAA